A stretch of DNA from Microbacterium saperdae:
TCTCCTCGTTCCACATCGCGGCGACGTCTTCGATGCCGGGGATCCACGACGTGAACTCCAGCGTGACCTTGCCGTCCGCGGGGGTGCAGGTGGCAGCATCCGTGCTGCCTTCCGTGCCACTGCCTGCCGCGCATCCCGCCAGCGCGATGGCGCTGAGCAGTGCGACGCCGGTGGCGACTGCCCTCTTGGTGTGCTGCATGATCTTCCTCTTTCGGTGGGGTGTTTCGGGTTTACAGGGAGACCGCCGGGGCCCGGCGGCGGAGGTCATTTCACCGAGCCGTTGCCGAGACCGCTCTGCCAGAAGCGCTGCAGCATCAGGAACGCGATGATGAGCGGGATGATCGACAGGAACGACCCGACGAGCACGTAGGTGCGCAGCTCGGGGATCTGATTGAGCTGGGTGTTCCACGCGAACAGTCCGTAGGTGATGGGGAAGAGCTCCTGGCTGCGCAGCATGATCAGCGGCAGGAAGAAGTTGTTCCAGATGGTGACGAACTGGAACAGGAACACGGTGATCAGCGCCGGTGTCATCAGCCGGACCGAGATCGTGAAGAACGTGCGCACCTCGCCGGCGCCGTCGAGGCGCCCCGCCTCGATGAGCTCGTCGGGCACCGACGCCGAGGCGAAGATGCGCGTCAGATACACGCCGAACGGGCTCACGATGCTCGGCAGCAGCACGGCCCAGAACGTGTTGGTGAGATTGACCTGGCTGAACAGGAGGAACAGCGGCAGCGCGAGTGCCGTGGCCGGGACCAGGACACCGCCCAGCACGACGTTGAAGAACAGTTCCCGGCCGGGGAACGTGTACTTCGCCAGCGCATAGCCGCACATGCCGGCGAACACCGTCGCGAGCAGGGCGCCGAGCCCGGCGTAGCCGATGCTGTTGAGGATCCAGCGCAGATAGATGCCACCGTCGTAGGTGAAGAGGTCGCCGATGTTCTCGAACAGGTTCCAGTCGGCGAACCAGAGCGGAGCCGTGGTGAGCAGATCGCCGCGGTCCTTGGTGGAGGCGATGAAGAGCCACCAGATCGGCGTGAGGAAGTACAGGGTGAAGACACCCATGATCAGCATCGCGGCGCCGCGCGAGATGAGGCTCTCGCGAGGCCCGCGGGGGTTCAGATCGTCGGCGGTCGCGCCGCGCTTCAGAGTCAGCATGCTCATTGCTCAGCCTTCCGCTGGGAGATCTTCAGGAATGTGAACGACAGGATGAACGTCGCGAGCGCCAGCACCACGGAGAAGGCGGCTGCGAGGTTCGTGTTCGGGATCGAGTTGGTGGCGTAGATGGTCATGTTCGGGGTGAAGGTGCTCGACACGGCCGCGCTGAACGAACGGAAGACCTGAGGTTCGGCGAGGAGCTGGAAGGTGCCGATGATCGAGAACACCGTGGTGAGCACGAGCGCAGGTGCGACCATCGGGATCTTGATGGACCAGGCGATGCGGATCTGACCGGCGCCGTCGAGACGGGCGGCCTCGTAGACCTCGGCGGGGATGGCCAGCAGCGCGGAGTAGATGATCAGCATGTTGTAGCCGACGAAGACCCAGGTGACGACGTTCGCGATCGACCACAGCACCATCTCCGGGGAGAGGAAGTCGATCGAGCGGGTGACGTCGGTGAACGGCGACAGGTTGGGGGAGTAGAGGAAACCCCACATGATCGCGGCGATCACGCCGGGAACCGCGTACGGTGCGAAGAACGCGAGACGGAAGAACTTCTTGCCCTTGAGCACGGGGGAGTCCAGGAGCAGGGCGAACAGCAGCGCGAGGCCGAGCATCACCGGCACCTGGATGACGCCGAACAGCAGCACGCGGCCCACGGACTCCCAGAACGGGGCATTGGCGAACACGTTGGCGTACTGGGTGAGTCCGCCGAACACCTGCTGCGGCTGACCGTATGTGCCCTCGCGCTCGACGACGAGCAACGACTGGTAGATCGCGTACCCGATCGGGATCAGGTAGAAGAGCAGGAAGAGGACGCCGAACGGGCCCGCGAAGAACGTGATCGCTCCCTTGTGCGGGGTGAATCGACGACCCGGTTGCTTTCGCCCCCTCCCTGACTCGGTGACGAGCAGCTGTGTGGCGGTCATGCGATCGACTCCTCTCGAATGATGCGCACGGCTCCGGCGGGCACGACGACGTGCCCCCCTGCCGCGGTCTCGGTGACCAGGTCGAGGCCGGTGGCTTCGACGGTCACCTCCGCGGCGCCGTGGTTGACGATGAACAGGTAGGAACGGTCGGCGCTCCGGCGGCGCACGAGCTCGAGCGTGCCGAGAGCGCCGATGACGGATGCCGGGGGTGCGAGGTCGACCTCGGCGGCGATGCGCGCCATCAGGTCGCGGTAGGCGTCGGCGGTCGGGAGGGTGGCGAGGTACCAGGCAGTGCCTTCGCCCCAGGTGTTCCTGGTGATCGCGGGGGAGCCGTCGGCGGCACCTCCGTCGAACGAGGCGACGACCTCGGCGGTGGTCACGCGTCCGCGCTCCGACCACAGTCGCGCATCGGATCCGTCGCTCAGGTGCACGGTGGTCTCGGCGGCCACGGGGGCGAACTCCTCGATGCGCACGCCGAGGGCGTCGCGGAAGGGGCCGGTGTAGCCGCCCGTGTAGATGCGATCCTGCTCGTCGACCGTGCCGCTGGAGAACGTGATCAGCGCCGTACCTCCGCTCGCGATCCAGTCGGTGATCACGGCGGCGTCCTGGGTGCGCACGAGGTGCAGGCCGGGCACGACCACCAGTCGGTAGCCGTCGAGGTCGCTGCCCGGGCGGACGACGTCGACCGTGATGCCGAGGTCGTGCAGCGCCTTGTACGCGGCGTGCATCTGATCCAGGTAGGCGATCGCGTGGCTGGGGCGGGCATCGGCATCGGCGGCCCACCAGGATTCCCAGGAGAAGACGATCGCGGCGTGAGCCTCGACCCGCGAGCCGGCCACCTCCGACAGTCGTCCGAGCGTGGCGCCGAGCGCTGAGACCTCACGCCAGACGGCGGTATCGGTGCCGGCATGCGGGAGCATCGCGGAGTGGAACTTCTCGCTGCCCTGCACCGAGGCGCGCCACTGGAAGAAGCAGATGCCGTCCGCTCCGCGGGCGACGTGGGTGAGCGAGTTGCGCAGCAGCTCGCCGTCACCCTTGGGGAGGTTGAGCGGCTGCCAGTTCACGGCGCCCGTGGAGTGCTCCATGAGCAACCACGGTGCGCCCTGGGCGAGACCGCGGGTGAGATCGGCGTTGAAGGCGAGCTCGGAGGTGGGGTCGGCGAGGCGGTGGTCGAGGTAGTGGTCGTTCGCCACGATGTCCATGTCATCGGCCCACGACCAGTAGTCGAGGTTCTCGATGTGCGTGGTGACCATGAAGTTGGTGGTGATCGGACGGGGGCTGAGCGGGCGGATGACCTCGGCCTCGGCCCGGTAGTAGTCGATCAGCTGGTCCGAGCTGAAGCGGTGGAAGTCGAGGGTCTGCCCGGGGTTGCGCAGCGACAGCGTGGCGCGGGGCGGGAGGATCTCGGCCCATTCGCGGTAGGTCTGACTCCAGAAGGAGGTGCCCCACGCCGTATTGAGGGCGTCGATGTCCTGGTACCGCTCGCGCAACCAGAGGCGGAAAGCCTCGGCGCTCTCGTCGCAGTAGCAGAGGGCGTTGTGGCATCCGAGCTCGTTCGACACATGCCACAGCTCCACGGCGGGGTGCTCTCCGTAGCGGCGTGCCACCTGCTCGACCAATGCGAGCGCCGCGGTGCGGAAGATCGCTGAGCTGGGACAGAATGCCTGACGTCCTCCGGGGTAGCGTCGTGTGCCGTCCTCGACCATCGGCAGGATCTCGGGATGCGCCGTGGTCAGCCAGGCCGGGGGAGAGGCGGTGCCGGTGCCGAGGTTGACCCGGATTCCGGCGGCATGCAGTCGCGCGACGATGTCGTCGAGACGCGCGAAGTCGTACTCACCCGCGCGGGGCTCGATGTGCGCCCAGCCGAAGATGTTGATCGCCACGAGGTCGACGCCGATCTCCCGCATCAGAGCGATGTCCTCGTCCCACACCTCGGGAGTCCACTGCTCCGGGTTGTAGTCGCAGCCGAAGGCGATGCCGTCGTGGGTGAAGGGCCGTGCGGGGGTGATCATGCGCTCCTCGGATCTGTGAACGTGCACAGTCCGAAGCGCTAATTCTCGGCGCTGAGATTCTGTGAACGTGTACAGAGTAAACATCCCGACTCTGCGGTGTCAACAACAACCCCCATCTGTGTGCGTGCACATACGATGGGTCCGATGAGCAACGAGCGGAGGCACCGGGCGACGGTCAAGGATGTCGCGACCGAAGCCGGAGTGTCCCGGGGCACGGTGAGCCGGGTCCTCAACGGCCAGCCCTATGTGTCGAGCGAGGCGCGCGCGGCGATCGAGGCCGCCATCGCGAAGGTCGGATTCGTGCCGAACCGGGCGGCCAGAAGCCTCGTGATGCAGCGCACGCAGGCCATCGGCCTGATCGTGCACGAGCCGCACTCCCTCTTCATCGAGGACCCGAACATCGGGGCGATCCTGCTGGGCGCCAATGCGGCGCTGTCCGAGGCCGACTACCAGCTGTCGTTCCTGATCGCGGATTCAGCCCGAGACATCGAACGCCTCGCCCGCTATCTCACCGGAGGTCTGATCGACGGGGTCATCGTCGTCTCCGCCCGGGAGGGGGATCCGATCACGAAGGCGATCGCACAGCTCGACCTCCCCGCGACATTCGTCGGGCATCCGCACGACATCGGCGACGCGGCCTATGTCGCGATCGACAATCGCGGAGCCGCGCGTGAGATCACGCGCCGTCTGGCGGCGACAGGGCGGCAGCGCATCGGCATGATCGCGGCTGCGCTGGATCGCGACTCCGGGGCCGATCGCCTGGCCGGATTCGTCGACGCCCGCGGCAACGACTTCGATCCGCGTCTCGTCCAGCGCGTCCCGCTGTACTCCTATGCCGACGGACAGGCGGGCATGCGTGCGCTGCTGGAGACGTGTCCCGACATCGACGGGGTGTTCGCCGCGAGCGACGCGGTCGCGGCGGGGGCGATGGATGTGCTGCAGGCGGCGGGGAAGAGCATCCCGCAGGACGTCGGCGTGGTCGGCTTCGACGACAGCTCGTGGGCGCTGCGGTGCGATCCTCCGCTGTCGACCATGAGGCAGTCGGCGAACGAACTGGGCCGTGCCGCCGCCGAGTCGGTGCTGGCGCAACTGCGCGGCGAGAAGCCGTCGACGGAGAGCCGGATTCTCGAGTGCACCGTGGTGTGGCGCGAGTCCGCCTGAGGGGTGCGCAGAGCACACCCCGCCAGTACCCTGGGGGCATGACTTCCCCGCTGCGTGTCCTCACCTCTGTCGCCGGCGTCTTCGCCGCGGCGCTGCTCGTCGCCGGCTGCACGGCCGGTCCCGGCTCCCAGACACCGACGAGCTCGCCGGCGCCGAGCGCCGACAGCAATGATGACGCGAATGACATCGAGGGAACGATGCTCGACGACGGCCGTATGTTCGCGGTCATCACGTGGGGGTCGTCGACCTGCGTGCCGGTCGTCGGTGACGTGACCGGATCCGGCCAGAACGTGACCGTGACACTGGTCGAGCCGGAGGCGACAGACGGCGCGGAGAAGGCGTGCACCGCCGACATGGCCCCGCGGGCGAGCGTGGGAGCGCTGCCCGAGGGCATCGACCCGACCGCAGATGTCACGCTGCAGGTGACCTACGGCGACATCGTCGAGGACGTCGATCTCGACGGCAACGCGGCCTTCGCGGGCAAGCCGGGCACGTCGACCGAGTACACGCCTTCCGCCGGCTGGTTCGACGACAGCAGCCTCGTGCTGCTGACCTGGGGCTCGTCGTCGTGCGCGCCGGTCGTCGAGTCGCTGGAAGGTTCGGGCAGCTCCGGCACGGTGACCTTCGTGACCGATGAGAACCAGGTGTGCACCATGGACATGGCTCCTCGGGCCACGATCGTCAGCTTCGGCGATGACGAGATCGACGAGGACGGCTTCACGCTCACGCTCGTCGGCGGCGGACTCGAAGGCGACGTCAAGGTCAGCTGACCCGCAGGGGGCGCCTCAGAACGAGATGATCCGGTGGCCGGGAGGCAGGGCCAGCAGCAGCGAGCCGGGATCGACGCGGCAGGTGATGCGGACGGCTTCGCCGAACTCATCGCCGTCGAGTTCGATCGGGATCGGCGTCGATGCCGCGGCTTCGGCGGCGAGACCGCGGAAGTAGTGCACCGACGCGTCCTTCCCGCGGCGTTCCAGCACGCGGCGTCCGGCGCGGAACCGGCGCAGTACCGAGTTGTCCCACCAGATCTTGCGCCACACTCCGAGCCAGCCGAGCATTCCGGTCGGCTGGATCACCGCGACGTCGAGCGTGCCGTCCGTGATCGACGCGTCGGGGATCAGCGCGATGCCCGCCGGGAGCGTGCCGCAGTTCGCGAACAGGATGCTGTGCACCTTCGTGGTGTGCAGGCGTCCTTCGTCGATCTGGTACACCGCGCGGAAGGGCTTCGCGCCGGCGAGTGACCGCGCGGCGCCGTCGACGTAGGCGATCCAGCCGACGGACTTCTTCAGGTCCGATCGCGTGTTGGCGATCATGTCGGCGTCCAGCCCGATGCCGGCCAGCACCACGAAGGCGTGCTCGGACTCGCTGCCGTCCGCACGCGTGAACCGTGCCCAGCCGATGTCGATGGGAAGTCGGTGGTCCCCGAGCGCGGCGCGGATCATCTCCGCGGGGTCGGCGAGGGGCAGGCCGAGGTTGCGGGCGAGGAGATTGCCCGTGCCGCTGGGCAGGATCGCCAGGGGCACCCCGGTGTTCGCGATGGCTTCGGACACCGCGCGCACCGTGCCGTCGCCCCCGGCGACCAGCACGACATCCACGCCCCGCGCGAGTGCCTCGGCGGTGGCCGCCTGTCCGGCATCCTCGATCGTGGTCGTGTAGAACGCGGGATGCTCCCACCCGGCCTCGCGGCTCAGATCCCGTACGGTCGCGCGCAGGTGCTTCTCGTCGACCTTGATGGGGTTGTAGACGAGCGCCGCCTGGCGTCGAGCGGAAGCGCGCTTCGTCATGGCGCTACTCTAAACCCGCACCCGGTCCCCACCGTTCACGGTCGGCCGGGCGCGGCACGAGGAGAGGCAGATGGACGAGGGAACACCGCACGCAGCCGCTGATCAGGGGCGCGCGCTGCTCTCGACGATGATCGCCGACGAGCCGCAGCGGCTCCGACGCCGCAGCATCTCGCTCGGCGTGCCGGTGGACGATGCCGATGACGCGGCGCAGACGGCGCTGATGCGGGCCTGGCGCTCGATCGAGCACCTGGAGATGCCGGAGCCGGGGCGCCTCTGCTCGTGGCTCGACGCGATCGCGCGCAACGTCGCCATCGACCTCGCCCGCCATCGGGCGCGCCACCCGGAGTCCGCCTTGAACGATGCTCTGCCCGATCAGGAGAATGTGGCGGGCGCCGTCGAGATCAGAGTGCTGCTCGACGGAGCCCTGTCGGCTCTGCGTGCCCTGCCGGATTCGCTGCGGACTCCTCTGCTGCTGACCGTGGTGGAGGGATTGTCGACGGCCGAGGTCGCAGATCGGCTCGGCATCGAACCCGCGGCCGCCCGGCAGCGGATCTCCCGTGCCCGCAAGGCGATGGGCGCATGCCGGAAGTCGGGGATGGGCGAGGACTGAGGGAGACCGGCCGGCGCGCCGGCCTCCCTGTGCGTCACGCGGTGCCGAAGGGGTTGTCGATCGCGTAGCGCCATCCATGCGTCTCGTCATGCACGGCCACGTCGGCGGTCGTGCCCGCGAGAGCGATCGGCGACCCGTCGGGAGCCGCGCCCTCGATCGTCCAGTCGGCGACGGCGAGGCCCACGCCGTCGCTCTCGAACACGTGCCGGACCGTCATCACGATCGGCAGGTTCAGACCGAGGAACTGCTCCAGCGCCCCGCGCACGGCGTCCTCGCCGGTGACAGGCTGACCGGGGGCAGGGACGAAGACGACGTCGGGGGCGTTCAGCGCCATCAGTCCGTCGAGGTCACGGGCGTTGAATCGGTCCGCGAAAGCCAGGTTGAGCTGATCCAGGGAGGTGACCGGAGTGCTCATGTGTTTCCTTTCAGGAGGGGCCGGCCGGATGGCGACCACTGTGGAGAAAGACGTCGCCGCGACGAAGGTGTGACATCGCAGCAGTCGGGGCTTCCCGCGCCGGGGATCCGCCTCAGGCTGGCACCGTAGAATCGATGGATGATCGACCTCGCACTCCTCCGCGAAAATCCGGAGATCGTCCGCCGTTCACAGGCAGCCCGCGGCAATGACCAGGGCTCCGTCGACGTCGCACTCGAGGCCGATCGATCGCGCCGCGCGGCGCTCGCCGCGTTCGAGGAGTTGCGGGCCGAGCAGAACGCCTTCGGCAAGCAGGTCGCCAAGGCTCCGAAAGAGGAGAAGGCCGCGCTCGTCGCGCAGGTGAAGGACCTCGCTGAGCGCGTCAAGCTCGCGCAGCAGGCGGCCGGAGCAGCAGCGGATGCGGCGGCGGCGGCGCTGGGTCGCATCGAGAACGTCGTCATCGACGGCGTCCCTGCGGGCGGTGAGGCGGACTTCGTCGAGCTGCGCCGCGTCGGCGAGGTGCCGGCATTCGACTTCGAGCCCCGCGATCACCTCGAGCTGGGTGAGCTCCTCGGAGCGATCGACATGGAGCGCGGTGCGAAGGTCTCCGGCGCCCGCTTCTACTTCCTCCGCGGCATCGGAGCGCGTCTCGAGATCGCCCTGATGAACCTCGCGCTCGACAAGGCGCTGCAGAACGGTTTCGTCCCGCTGATCACCCCCACGCTCGTGCGCCCGGAGATCATGCAGGGGACCGGTTTCCTCGGCGAGCATGCCGATGAGGTCTATCACCTCGACAAGGACGACGACCTGTATCTGGTCGGTACCAGCGAGGTCGCCCTCGCCGGCTACCACAAGGACGAGATCGTCGATCTGTCGGAGGGCGCGCTGCGCTACGCCGGCTGGTCGACCTGTTACCGCCGCGAAGCGGGATCGCACGGCAAGGACACCCGCGGCATCATCCGTGTGCACCAGTTCAACAAGCTGGAGATGTTCGTCTACATCGATCCCGCTGACGCCGAGGCCGAGCACCTGCGCCTCGTCGCACTGCAGGAGGAGATGCTGACCTCGCTCGGGCTCGCCTACCGTGTGATCGACGTGGCCGCGGGTGACCTGGGATCGAGCGCCGCCCGCAAGTACGACATCGAGGCGTGGGTTCCGACCCAGGGCGCGTTCCGCGAGCTCACCTCGACCTCCAACTGCACGACCTACCAGGCGCGCCGTCTCGATGTGCGGCACCGCCCGGCGGTCGATGAGGGGCAGCAGGCCAAGACGCAGCCGGTCGCCACGCTGAACGGCACGTTGGCGACCACACGCTGGATCGTCGCTCTGCTCGAGACGCATCAGCAGGCCGACGGTTCGGTGCGGGTTCCCGAGGTGCTACGCCCGTACCTGGGCGGACTCGAAGTGATCGAACCGACGCGTCGACCGGCGCAGGGGTCCAGATGACTGCCCCCTGGCTGGTCGGGCTCGACGTCGACGGCACGATCCTGCTGCAGGACGAGACGATGAGCCCCGGCGTACCCGAGGCGGTCGCCCGCGTCCGCGATGCCGGCCACGAGGTGACCATCGCCACGGGGCGCAGCTGGATGGCGACCCGACGCTACGTCGAGGAGCTCGGCCTCACGGCGGAGTACGTGGTGTGCTCCAACGGCGCCGTCACCATGCGGCGGGTGGGTGACGACTGGGAGCGCTGGAACGTCGAGACCTTCGACCCGACTCCGGTGCTCGCCCTGCTGCGCGATCGCCTCCCCGAAGCCCGGTACATGGTCGAACTCGCCTCCGGGCAGCGGTTGTACACCGAGCAGCTCGACGACTGGACGCTCGACGGTGGCCGTCGTGTGAGCTTCGACGAGCTGGCCGCCGAGCCGGTCTCGCGCGTCGTGGTCGTCTCGCCCGGGCACGACGAGGAGGACTTCCACCGCTTGGTGGCGGATGCCGGACTCAACGAGGTCTCGTATGCGATCGGCTGGACCGCGTGGCTCGACATCGCCCCGCAGGGGGTCGACAAGGGCACGGCGCTGGAGCAGGTGCGGGTCGAGCTCGGCCTGGCGGAGGACCGGGTCCTGGTCGCGGGAGACGGGCGCAACGACATCGGGATGTTCGGCTGGGCGCGGGCGCTCGGAGGGCGCGCAGTGGCGATGGGGCAGGCACCCGACGTGGTGAAGGACGCGGCGACGGAAGTCACCGGCGACGTCGCCGACGGGGGCCTCGCCGTGGCGCTGGACACGCTTCCAGCACGCGCTCAGGTGAGCGCGGGAGAATAGAACTCGGCTAGACTCACGCCTTGTCGACAGATGCGTCTGTCGAGGAGGGTTGTCCGAGCGGCCGATGGAGCTGGTCTTGAAAACCAGTGGGCAGAGATGTCTCGTGGGTTCGAATCCCACACCCTCCGCATTCCGAGCACGGTGACCCCGCACCGCACGCTGATCCGAAAGGCCCCGAGTGAGCGAAACCACCCGACGCCGTCGTACCATCGCGCGGCACGGCCAGCTCCGCACGCCCGGACCTGTCAGCCAGCTGCTCAAGTTCATCGCGATCGGCCTCGCTGTGGTCCTCGTCAGCGGCATCGGTGTGGCGGGCTATATCGCCTATGACTTCTCGAGCACGGTCGCGGCGAACGCCGTCGATCTCGAGGGCCAGGAAGCCGTGCCCCCGAACATCGGCGAGTACAAGGGCGGATTCAATCTGGTCCTCGCCGGTGTCGACACCTGCGAAGAGGAGTACGCCGCCCTCTTCGGCGACCGCTGCAGCGGCAGCGACTCCGAAGGCTCCCTCAACGACGTGAACCTGCTGGTGCACGTCTCCGAGGAGCCGCGTCGGATCACCGTCGTCAGCTTCCCCCGCGACCTCATGATCCCGATCCCGGAGTGCACCGACGACAAGGGCACCGTCCACTCCGCGATGAGCAAGCAGCCGCTCAACGTGGCGTACACCGACGGTGGACTGAACTGCGTCGTGAAGACCATCTCCGAGCTCAGCGGCCAGGAGGTGCAGTTCGCGGCATCGGTCACTTTCGGTGGCGTGATCGAGATCACGAACGCGATCGGCGGCGTCGACGTGTGCCTGGCGAACCCGATCAGGGACCGGTACACGGGCCTCGACCTGACGGCGGGGAATCACACCGTCGAGGGCCTGCAGGCACTGCAGTTCCTGCGCACGCGCCACGGCGTCGGCGATGGCAGCGACCTCGGACGCATCGGCAACCAGCAGCAGTACATGTCGAGTCTGTCGCGCAAGCTCATCAGCGGCGAGGTGCTCGGCAATGTGCCGGTCATGCTCAAGCTTGCCAACACCGCGCTGAGCAATCTCGAGGCGAGCACCTCACTCGCCAACAACCCGATGACGATCGTGCAGATCGCCCTCGCGGTCAAGGAGGTGCCGTTCGAGGACATCGTCTTCGTGCAGTACCCGACCGGTGCGGACTACGCAGACCCGAACAAGGTCGTGCCGAACACCGAAGCCGCCACGGCGCTCTGGGACGCGATCGAAGCCAACGCCCAGCTGCAGATCACACACGAGAACACCAGCAACGACGGCGTGATCGTCGAGGAACCCACGGCTCCGACCGACGAGGCGACGCCGGACCCCACGGCCACTCCGGAGAACGTCGTGGCGCTGCCTGACACGATCAAGGGC
This window harbors:
- a CDS encoding carbohydrate ABC transporter permease; amino-acid sequence: MTATQLLVTESGRGRKQPGRRFTPHKGAITFFAGPFGVLFLLFYLIPIGYAIYQSLLVVEREGTYGQPQQVFGGLTQYANVFANAPFWESVGRVLLFGVIQVPVMLGLALLFALLLDSPVLKGKKFFRLAFFAPYAVPGVIAAIMWGFLYSPNLSPFTDVTRSIDFLSPEMVLWSIANVVTWVFVGYNMLIIYSALLAIPAEVYEAARLDGAGQIRIAWSIKIPMVAPALVLTTVFSIIGTFQLLAEPQVFRSFSAAVSSTFTPNMTIYATNSIPNTNLAAAFSVVLALATFILSFTFLKISQRKAEQ
- a CDS encoding carbohydrate ABC transporter permease encodes the protein MSMLTLKRGATADDLNPRGPRESLISRGAAMLIMGVFTLYFLTPIWWLFIASTKDRGDLLTTAPLWFADWNLFENIGDLFTYDGGIYLRWILNSIGYAGLGALLATVFAGMCGYALAKYTFPGRELFFNVVLGGVLVPATALALPLFLLFSQVNLTNTFWAVLLPSIVSPFGVYLTRIFASASVPDELIEAGRLDGAGEVRTFFTISVRLMTPALITVFLFQFVTIWNNFFLPLIMLRSQELFPITYGLFAWNTQLNQIPELRTYVLVGSFLSIIPLIIAFLMLQRFWQSGLGNGSVK
- a CDS encoding beta-galactosidase, giving the protein MITPARPFTHDGIAFGCDYNPEQWTPEVWDEDIALMREIGVDLVAINIFGWAHIEPRAGEYDFARLDDIVARLHAAGIRVNLGTGTASPPAWLTTAHPEILPMVEDGTRRYPGGRQAFCPSSAIFRTAALALVEQVARRYGEHPAVELWHVSNELGCHNALCYCDESAEAFRLWLRERYQDIDALNTAWGTSFWSQTYREWAEILPPRATLSLRNPGQTLDFHRFSSDQLIDYYRAEAEVIRPLSPRPITTNFMVTTHIENLDYWSWADDMDIVANDHYLDHRLADPTSELAFNADLTRGLAQGAPWLLMEHSTGAVNWQPLNLPKGDGELLRNSLTHVARGADGICFFQWRASVQGSEKFHSAMLPHAGTDTAVWREVSALGATLGRLSEVAGSRVEAHAAIVFSWESWWAADADARPSHAIAYLDQMHAAYKALHDLGITVDVVRPGSDLDGYRLVVVPGLHLVRTQDAAVITDWIASGGTALITFSSGTVDEQDRIYTGGYTGPFRDALGVRIEEFAPVAAETTVHLSDGSDARLWSERGRVTTAEVVASFDGGAADGSPAITRNTWGEGTAWYLATLPTADAYRDLMARIAAEVDLAPPASVIGALGTLELVRRRSADRSYLFIVNHGAAEVTVEATGLDLVTETAAGGHVVVPAGAVRIIREESIA
- the serS gene encoding serine--tRNA ligase — encoded protein: MIDLALLRENPEIVRRSQAARGNDQGSVDVALEADRSRRAALAAFEELRAEQNAFGKQVAKAPKEEKAALVAQVKDLAERVKLAQQAAGAAADAAAAALGRIENVVIDGVPAGGEADFVELRRVGEVPAFDFEPRDHLELGELLGAIDMERGAKVSGARFYFLRGIGARLEIALMNLALDKALQNGFVPLITPTLVRPEIMQGTGFLGEHADEVYHLDKDDDLYLVGTSEVALAGYHKDEIVDLSEGALRYAGWSTCYRREAGSHGKDTRGIIRVHQFNKLEMFVYIDPADAEAEHLRLVALQEEMLTSLGLAYRVIDVAAGDLGSSAARKYDIEAWVPTQGAFRELTSTSNCTTYQARRLDVRHRPAVDEGQQAKTQPVATLNGTLATTRWIVALLETHQQADGSVRVPEVLRPYLGGLEVIEPTRRPAQGSR
- a CDS encoding YybH family protein, yielding MSTPVTSLDQLNLAFADRFNARDLDGLMALNAPDVVFVPAPGQPVTGEDAVRGALEQFLGLNLPIVMTVRHVFESDGVGLAVADWTIEGAAPDGSPIALAGTTADVAVHDETHGWRYAIDNPFGTA
- a CDS encoding RNA polymerase sigma factor; the encoded protein is MDEGTPHAAADQGRALLSTMIADEPQRLRRRSISLGVPVDDADDAAQTALMRAWRSIEHLEMPEPGRLCSWLDAIARNVAIDLARHRARHPESALNDALPDQENVAGAVEIRVLLDGALSALRALPDSLRTPLLLTVVEGLSTAEVADRLGIEPAAARQRISRARKAMGACRKSGMGED
- a CDS encoding LacI family DNA-binding transcriptional regulator, producing the protein MSNERRHRATVKDVATEAGVSRGTVSRVLNGQPYVSSEARAAIEAAIAKVGFVPNRAARSLVMQRTQAIGLIVHEPHSLFIEDPNIGAILLGANAALSEADYQLSFLIADSARDIERLARYLTGGLIDGVIVVSAREGDPITKAIAQLDLPATFVGHPHDIGDAAYVAIDNRGAAREITRRLAATGRQRIGMIAAALDRDSGADRLAGFVDARGNDFDPRLVQRVPLYSYADGQAGMRALLETCPDIDGVFAASDAVAAGAMDVLQAAGKSIPQDVGVVGFDDSSWALRCDPPLSTMRQSANELGRAAAESVLAQLRGEKPSTESRILECTVVWRESA
- a CDS encoding diacylglycerol/lipid kinase family protein — its product is MTKRASARRQAALVYNPIKVDEKHLRATVRDLSREAGWEHPAFYTTTIEDAGQAATAEALARGVDVVLVAGGDGTVRAVSEAIANTGVPLAILPSGTGNLLARNLGLPLADPAEMIRAALGDHRLPIDIGWARFTRADGSESEHAFVVLAGIGLDADMIANTRSDLKKSVGWIAYVDGAARSLAGAKPFRAVYQIDEGRLHTTKVHSILFANCGTLPAGIALIPDASITDGTLDVAVIQPTGMLGWLGVWRKIWWDNSVLRRFRAGRRVLERRGKDASVHYFRGLAAEAAASTPIPIELDGDEFGEAVRITCRVDPGSLLLALPPGHRIISF
- a CDS encoding LCP family protein, yielding MSETTRRRRTIARHGQLRTPGPVSQLLKFIAIGLAVVLVSGIGVAGYIAYDFSSTVAANAVDLEGQEAVPPNIGEYKGGFNLVLAGVDTCEEEYAALFGDRCSGSDSEGSLNDVNLLVHVSEEPRRITVVSFPRDLMIPIPECTDDKGTVHSAMSKQPLNVAYTDGGLNCVVKTISELSGQEVQFAASVTFGGVIEITNAIGGVDVCLANPIRDRYTGLDLTAGNHTVEGLQALQFLRTRHGVGDGSDLGRIGNQQQYMSSLSRKLISGEVLGNVPVMLKLANTALSNLEASTSLANNPMTIVQIALAVKEVPFEDIVFVQYPTGADYADPNKVVPNTEAATALWDAIEANAQLQITHENTSNDGVIVEEPTAPTDEATPDPTATPENVVALPDTIKGNSAAQQTCSNGNVR
- a CDS encoding HAD family hydrolase produces the protein MTAPWLVGLDVDGTILLQDETMSPGVPEAVARVRDAGHEVTIATGRSWMATRRYVEELGLTAEYVVCSNGAVTMRRVGDDWERWNVETFDPTPVLALLRDRLPEARYMVELASGQRLYTEQLDDWTLDGGRRVSFDELAAEPVSRVVVVSPGHDEEDFHRLVADAGLNEVSYAIGWTAWLDIAPQGVDKGTALEQVRVELGLAEDRVLVAGDGRNDIGMFGWARALGGRAVAMGQAPDVVKDAATEVTGDVADGGLAVALDTLPARAQVSAGE